A genomic segment from Paramixta manurensis encodes:
- the leuD gene encoding 3-isopropylmalate dehydratase small subunit, whose amino-acid sequence MEAFNQLSGIIAPMLEANIDTDVIMPKQFLKGIDRQGLDRGVFFDRRFNANQQPNPDFILNQPGWQGATFLLVGPNFGCGSSREHAVWGLRQLGIRALFGTTFAGIFDDNCLRNGVLTVSLEERVFSRLSQLAATPDSNRITVSLENGEIIAGDERLTFSVEALKREILSGGEDAISWTLHYLSDIEQFEAQHYATRPWLKRPARC is encoded by the coding sequence ATGGAAGCCTTTAATCAACTCAGCGGCATTATTGCGCCGATGCTGGAAGCGAATATTGATACTGATGTCATCATGCCGAAACAGTTTTTGAAAGGTATTGATCGCCAGGGGCTGGATCGCGGCGTGTTTTTCGACCGTCGCTTTAACGCTAATCAACAACCGAACCCTGATTTTATCCTGAATCAACCCGGCTGGCAGGGGGCGACTTTCTTATTGGTTGGCCCCAATTTTGGCTGTGGTTCGAGCCGTGAGCATGCGGTTTGGGGCTTAAGGCAATTGGGTATCCGGGCGCTATTTGGCACCACCTTTGCCGGTATTTTCGACGATAACTGCCTACGTAATGGCGTACTAACCGTTTCTCTGGAGGAGAGGGTTTTCTCGCGTCTCAGCCAGTTGGCCGCCACACCGGATAGCAATCGGATTACGGTTTCGCTAGAGAACGGTGAAATTATTGCTGGCGATGAGCGCCTGACCTTTTCTGTTGAAGCGTTAAAACGCGAGATTTTATCGGGCGGCGAAGATGCGATTAGCTGGACATTGCACTATTTGTCGGACATTGAACAGTTTGAGGCGCAGCACTACGCGACGCGCCCGTGGTTAAAACGTCCGGCGCGTTGCTGA
- the alaC gene encoding alanine transaminase: MADNSTPRRFSRIERLPPYVFNITAELKMAARRRGEDIIDFSMGNPDGPTPPHIVEKLCQVAQREDTHGYSTSRGIPRLRRAISHWYAERYQVDIDPESEAIVTIGSKEGLAHLMLATLDHGDTVLVPNPSYPIHIYGAVIAGAQVRSVPLVAGVDFFAELERAIRESYPKPKMMILGFPSNPTAQCVELDFFERVIALAKQYNVLVVHDLAYADIVYDGWKAPSIMQVPGARDVAVEFFTLSKSYNMAGWRIGFMVGNKALVAALARIKSYHDYGTFTPLQVAAIAALEGPQQCVRDIAEQYKRRRDVLVKGLHEAGWMVESPKASMYVWAKIPDHYAAMGSLEFAKHMLQEAKVCVSPGIGFGDYGDTHVRFALIENSDRIRQAVRGIKAMFRADGILPGAIKTVVEQG, translated from the coding sequence ATGGCTGACAACAGCACACCGCGTCGTTTTTCTCGTATTGAACGTCTCCCTCCCTATGTTTTCAATATTACTGCCGAGCTGAAAATGGCGGCGCGCCGCCGTGGCGAGGACATTATTGATTTCAGTATGGGCAACCCCGATGGCCCAACGCCGCCACATATCGTCGAAAAACTGTGTCAGGTCGCACAGCGTGAAGACACGCACGGTTATTCGACATCGCGCGGTATTCCCCGCTTGCGCCGGGCAATTTCTCACTGGTATGCGGAGCGCTATCAGGTCGATATCGATCCGGAGTCTGAAGCGATTGTGACCATCGGCTCGAAAGAGGGGCTGGCGCATTTGATGCTGGCAACGCTTGACCATGGTGATACGGTATTGGTGCCAAATCCAAGTTATCCGATTCATATTTACGGCGCAGTAATCGCTGGCGCGCAGGTTCGTTCGGTACCATTGGTCGCTGGCGTTGATTTCTTCGCCGAACTGGAGCGTGCGATCCGCGAAAGTTATCCTAAACCGAAGATGATGATTTTAGGGTTCCCGTCAAACCCCACCGCGCAGTGCGTTGAGTTGGATTTTTTTGAGCGGGTTATCGCGTTAGCGAAGCAGTACAACGTGTTGGTGGTGCATGATTTGGCCTATGCTGACATCGTATATGATGGCTGGAAAGCGCCGTCGATTATGCAGGTTCCCGGTGCGCGTGATGTGGCAGTCGAGTTTTTTACCCTATCGAAAAGCTACAATATGGCAGGCTGGCGCATTGGTTTTATGGTCGGTAACAAAGCGTTAGTCGCTGCGTTGGCGCGCATCAAAAGTTACCATGACTACGGTACTTTCACGCCGTTGCAGGTGGCAGCCATTGCCGCGTTGGAAGGCCCACAGCAATGTGTGCGGGATATTGCCGAACAGTATAAACGTCGACGTGATGTTTTGGTTAAAGGCTTGCATGAAGCGGGGTGGATGGTCGAATCGCCAAAAGCGTCGATGTATGTCTGGGCAAAAATTCCTGACCACTATGCGGCGATGGGGTCGCTGGAGTTCGCCAAGCACATGTTACAAGAAGCGAAGGTATGCGTTTCGCCAGGCATTGGCTTTGGGGATTACGGCGATACGCACGTACGCTTTGCGTTGATCGAAAATAGCGATCGTATTCGTCAGGCGGTGCGCGGAATTAAAGCGATGTTTCGGGCTGACGGCATTCTACCGGGGGCAATAAAAACGGTGGTGGAGCAAGGCTAA
- a CDS encoding DMT family transporter, with product MNVLLYGLVVMIWGTTWIAIVMQQGTVAITVSIFWRFLLAALAMLALLTLTRRLRQISLRDHLFCLLQGCCVFSFNFVCFYQAASFISSGLESVIFSMAVLFNAFNSLLFFRQRPHPNLLPAALLGIGGVIALFWHDLLATQLAPSLLYGIGLSALGTFGFSLGNMISTRHQRRGLETLSTNTYAMFYGALIMAIISLGRGDNFAPELTTRYLGALVYLAIFGSVIAFGAYFTLVGRIGAGPAAYSTLLFPLVALAMSTLFEGYRWHSNAVIGLAMILLGNAVMFRPPGRVPGFNIFRRTRQDKAPRSG from the coding sequence ATGAACGTATTATTGTATGGCTTGGTGGTGATGATTTGGGGAACGACCTGGATTGCGATCGTGATGCAACAGGGCACTGTCGCCATCACGGTCTCCATATTTTGGCGCTTTTTATTAGCGGCGCTGGCGATGCTCGCACTGTTAACGCTAACCCGGCGCCTGCGGCAAATTAGCCTGCGCGATCATCTGTTTTGCCTGCTACAAGGCTGCTGTGTATTCAGTTTCAACTTTGTCTGTTTCTACCAGGCGGCAAGTTTCATTAGTAGCGGGCTGGAATCGGTCATTTTCTCTATGGCGGTATTATTTAATGCGTTTAATAGCCTGCTTTTTTTCCGCCAGCGTCCCCATCCTAACTTGTTACCCGCCGCTCTACTCGGTATTGGCGGCGTCATCGCATTGTTCTGGCACGATCTCTTGGCTACCCAATTGGCGCCCTCGCTCCTTTACGGCATTGGTCTCAGCGCCCTGGGAACGTTTGGCTTCTCACTGGGCAACATGATCAGCACTCGCCATCAGCGACGTGGATTAGAAACACTGTCAACCAATACCTATGCCATGTTTTACGGCGCGCTGATCATGGCAATAATCAGCCTGGGACGCGGCGATAATTTTGCGCCTGAATTAACCACGCGCTATTTAGGCGCGTTGGTCTATTTGGCTATTTTTGGTTCGGTGATCGCCTTTGGCGCCTATTTCACCCTGGTTGGCCGCATTGGCGCCGGACCGGCGGCTTACAGCACATTACTGTTCCCGTTAGTCGCGTTAGCCATGTCAACGCTGTTTGAAGGCTACCGTTGGCATAGCAATGCGGTTATCGGCTTAGCGATGATTTTACTCGGTAATGCGGTGATGTTTCGCCCGCCGGGAAGAGTGCCTGGTTTCAACATCTTCCGCCGTACTCGCCAGGATAAGGCGCCACGCTCAGGATAA
- a CDS encoding GNAT family N-acetyltransferase produces MQLITQRLQLTTLQPEDWQLFRQVHTDKQSMSWISAIPSEEGIRQRFADRLAPWQITSYHMLCLVVSLKDSGEKLGLMGANAEWLPHRQVEVGYSFLNQHCGQGYGSEALGVLCDFLLVQCEFHKLKASVVEGNYASRRVLEKNGFMLEGTLRDNYLLRGQWVNDWVFGRLNPDH; encoded by the coding sequence GTGCAACTGATAACGCAAAGATTGCAATTAACCACGCTTCAGCCGGAGGACTGGCAGTTGTTTCGGCAAGTGCATACCGATAAGCAGAGCATGAGTTGGATCTCGGCAATCCCATCTGAAGAGGGCATTCGCCAGCGTTTTGCCGATCGGCTGGCGCCTTGGCAAATTACCAGCTATCACATGTTGTGCTTGGTGGTTAGCCTGAAAGACAGCGGGGAAAAACTAGGGCTGATGGGCGCCAATGCCGAGTGGTTACCGCACCGACAGGTGGAAGTCGGGTACTCTTTTCTTAATCAGCATTGCGGGCAGGGCTATGGCAGCGAAGCGCTAGGCGTGCTGTGTGACTTTTTATTGGTGCAGTGTGAGTTTCACAAATTAAAAGCGTCGGTGGTGGAAGGTAATTACGCCTCACGGCGCGTTTTGGAGAAAAACGGTTTTATGCTGGAAGGCACGCTACGGGATAATTATCTGCTACGTGGGCAGTGGGTGAACGATTGGGTGTTTGGTCGTCTGAATCCGGATCATTAA
- the leuC gene encoding 3-isopropylmalate dehydratase large subunit, with translation MSAKTLYEKIIASHTIRELDNEGHILLYIDRSILNEYTSPQAFSGLRENQRGVRHPENILLNIDHVNPTRPQRDIHMTDDGGQLQVDYFRKNAADFGIELFDVLDQRQGIEHVVAHEQGLVMPGMVIAAGDSHTTTYGAFGALGFGIGTSEIEHLLATQTLVYRTLKTLRVTVTGVLPYACTAKDIILALLEQISASGATGYAIEFDGETIAALSMEGRMTLCNMAVEAGARGAIIAPDEKTFAYIAGKPQMPDGELWQQALNEWQGLRSDPAARFDKTVVIDCRDLEPKVTWGISPDQTGTITDCIPDPEHESDLVKQQSMKKALQYMGLKPGTPLRDIHITHAFIGSCTNGRIEDLRSAAAVIQGRKIARHVRGIIVPGSTQVRLQAEKEGLAEIFIQAGFEWRQSGCSMCLAMNEDVLAPGDRCASGTNRNFPGRQGAGARTHLMSPAMVAAAAIAGHLEDVRILLNSGGQHGSL, from the coding sequence ATGTCTGCTAAAACGCTGTATGAGAAAATAATCGCATCGCACACCATTCGGGAATTGGATAACGAAGGTCATATTTTACTGTATATTGACCGCTCCATTCTGAACGAATATACCAGTCCGCAAGCGTTTAGCGGGCTGCGTGAAAACCAACGGGGGGTACGCCACCCCGAAAATATATTGCTCAATATCGATCACGTTAATCCTACCCGCCCACAGCGTGATATCCATATGACCGATGACGGCGGTCAGCTTCAGGTTGATTATTTTAGAAAGAATGCCGCTGACTTTGGTATCGAGCTGTTCGACGTGCTGGATCAACGCCAGGGAATTGAACATGTGGTCGCGCATGAGCAAGGCCTGGTAATGCCGGGCATGGTTATCGCTGCCGGGGATAGTCATACCACCACCTATGGTGCGTTTGGCGCCTTAGGGTTCGGTATCGGCACTTCGGAAATCGAACACTTACTGGCGACGCAGACCCTGGTTTACCGCACGCTTAAAACCCTGCGTGTTACGGTGACGGGCGTTTTACCGTATGCATGTACCGCGAAAGATATCATCCTTGCGTTACTTGAGCAGATTAGCGCCTCTGGCGCCACCGGTTATGCGATTGAGTTTGATGGCGAAACCATTGCCGCGTTGAGCATGGAAGGGCGTATGACGTTGTGTAACATGGCGGTAGAGGCTGGCGCGCGCGGGGCAATTATTGCACCGGATGAAAAAACCTTCGCCTATATTGCCGGAAAACCACAGATGCCGGATGGCGAGTTGTGGCAGCAGGCGCTTAACGAATGGCAAGGGTTACGCAGCGATCCGGCCGCGCGCTTCGATAAAACGGTGGTGATTGATTGCCGTGACCTGGAGCCGAAAGTCACTTGGGGCATCAGCCCTGATCAGACCGGTACGATTACGGATTGTATTCCCGATCCGGAGCATGAGTCCGACCTGGTTAAACAGCAATCGATGAAAAAAGCGTTGCAGTATATGGGCCTAAAGCCCGGAACGCCGCTGCGTGACATCCACATTACCCACGCTTTTATCGGCTCCTGTACCAATGGGCGGATTGAGGATTTGAGATCGGCTGCGGCGGTGATTCAGGGGCGTAAGATAGCCCGCCATGTTCGCGGCATTATCGTGCCGGGCTCTACCCAGGTACGGTTGCAGGCAGAAAAAGAGGGGCTGGCAGAGATATTTATTCAGGCCGGTTTCGAGTGGCGTCAGTCAGGCTGCTCCATGTGCCTGGCGATGAATGAAGATGTCCTCGCCCCTGGCGATCGCTGTGCATCCGGCACCAATCGTAATTTTCCGGGACGTCAGGGCGCCGGGGCCAGAACGCATCTGATGAGCCCGGCGATGGTGGCCGCCGCCGCGATTGCCGGGCATTTAGAAGATGTGCGTATCCTGCTTAATTCCGGAGGTCAACATGGAAGCCTTTAA
- a CDS encoding helix-turn-helix domain-containing protein, whose translation MNKPYHAFENLRQHRARLRNSVQLGSGIQLAAWSNDFDCVTQRSDHHTLSLYVEAGYHTWHKTPAGWKNGGAPDRFCLMPEQSESTWDVRDEFSFVHLYCTDAHLRQVAEQIWDRSPASLTLQEKVFADDAHITQLYRHFLLNCDWRQNANHLTLSSASTLLMSHLVQHYSNVLWKLPTLRGGLAPVVLRRVTTFIEENLNAPLTLADLAAQAELSEFHFARMFRQSTKLAPHQYVMQRRMAKAEQLVRHSALPLTEIALICGFSSSSHFSNRFKSVLGYSPSALRRGN comes from the coding sequence ATGAATAAGCCTTATCACGCCTTCGAAAACCTCCGCCAGCACCGCGCACGCTTACGTAATAGTGTGCAATTAGGCTCGGGTATTCAGTTGGCGGCATGGTCGAACGATTTTGATTGCGTCACTCAGCGTAGCGATCACCATACGCTGAGCCTGTATGTCGAGGCGGGTTACCACACCTGGCATAAAACGCCGGCTGGCTGGAAAAATGGCGGTGCGCCTGACCGTTTTTGTCTGATGCCGGAGCAGAGCGAATCGACCTGGGATGTGCGTGACGAATTCTCTTTTGTTCATCTGTATTGTACGGATGCTCACCTGCGGCAGGTTGCGGAACAGATTTGGGATCGTAGCCCGGCAAGCCTGACACTACAGGAAAAAGTCTTTGCTGATGACGCACATATCACACAGCTTTATCGTCACTTTCTACTGAATTGTGACTGGCGGCAAAATGCCAATCATTTGACGTTGAGTAGCGCCTCGACTTTGTTAATGTCCCACTTGGTGCAGCATTACAGTAATGTGTTATGGAAATTACCTACGCTACGCGGTGGGCTGGCACCTGTTGTGCTGCGGCGGGTAACGACCTTTATTGAAGAGAATTTAAACGCCCCATTAACGCTGGCCGATCTCGCCGCGCAGGCTGAACTCAGCGAATTTCACTTTGCGCGCATGTTTAGGCAATCAACTAAACTGGCGCCTCATCAATATGTAATGCAGCGGCGTATGGCAAAAGCGGAACAGTTAGTACGGCACAGCGCTTTGCCTCTGACAGAGATAGCCTTGATCTGTGGCTTTAGTTCATCCAGCCATTTCAGTAATCGTTTTAAAAGCGTGTTGGGTTATTCCCCTTCGGCGCTACGTCGCGGTAATTAA
- a CDS encoding SMP-30/gluconolactonase/LRE family protein encodes MTYQVERVLAIETELGECPLWSVTEQVLWFVDILAPAVHRFSPRTGEHRVFPQVEEIGCIGLRRDGGLVAALRSGVWFLDAEGKAVRKVADNPGDASRSRFNDGRVDPFGRFYCGSLWEPQDRNGGILCQLNSDLGLRVIADDIKISNGLAFSPDRRWMYHSDTPNAVLYRYPLDPVSGDPGPREVFRRFDDARGGLPDGAAVDEEGFYWSAMFDGGRVVRIDPESGDIVDEILLPVRWPTMVAFGGADLKTLYITSSRENRTAEELLHYPQSGSVFAVKMAVGGLAEPFFREA; translated from the coding sequence ATGACGTATCAGGTTGAGAGGGTTTTAGCGATTGAGACGGAGTTGGGCGAGTGCCCGTTATGGTCGGTAACGGAGCAGGTACTGTGGTTCGTCGACATTTTAGCGCCGGCGGTGCATCGTTTCTCGCCGCGCACCGGGGAACACCGCGTTTTCCCCCAGGTAGAAGAGATTGGATGCATTGGACTACGGCGTGACGGGGGGCTGGTCGCCGCGCTGCGTAGCGGGGTTTGGTTTCTTGATGCCGAAGGTAAAGCTGTGCGAAAAGTGGCCGATAATCCGGGCGACGCCAGCCGTAGCCGTTTTAATGATGGACGCGTCGATCCCTTTGGCCGTTTTTATTGCGGTAGCTTGTGGGAACCACAGGATAGAAATGGCGGCATACTTTGCCAACTCAATTCGGACCTGGGTCTGCGGGTGATTGCGGACGATATCAAAATTTCGAATGGCTTAGCATTTTCTCCGGATCGACGCTGGATGTATCACAGTGATACTCCCAACGCGGTGTTGTACCGTTATCCACTTGATCCCGTGAGTGGCGATCCCGGCCCGCGTGAGGTGTTCCGTCGTTTCGATGACGCGCGCGGTGGTTTACCGGATGGGGCGGCGGTTGATGAAGAGGGGTTTTACTGGTCGGCGATGTTTGATGGCGGGCGAGTGGTACGCATTGACCCCGAAAGCGGCGATATTGTGGATGAAATCCTTCTGCCGGTGCGCTGGCCAACCATGGTGGCCTTTGGTGGTGCAGACCTCAAAACCCTCTATATCACCAGTTCCCGTGAAAACCGTACCGCGGAGGAACTGCTCCATTATCCGCAGTCTGGCAGTGTCTTCGCGGTAAAAATGGCGGTTGGCGGGCTGGCGGAACCGTTCTTCAGGGAGGCATGA
- a CDS encoding L-lactate MFS transporter — protein sequence MSNTIAPQSLNRTRWLTLIGTIITQFALGSVYTWSLFNGQLSQKLDSPISQVAFTFGLLSLGLAVASSLAGKLQERFGVRYVAIGAGLLMAIGLSLTAQASNLFMLYLSAGVLVGLADGAGYLMTLSNCVKWFPERKGVISACAIGAYGLGSLGFKFICSYLLSIHSLGTTFIIWGVMAMVMIICGALMMKDAPKQQTQNSATATTIRDYTLAESMRLPQYWMLSLMFLTACMSGLYVIGVAKDIGEGLVHLSAQTAANAVTIIAIANLSGRLVLGVLSDKIARIRVISLAQIISLAGMSILLFTTMNETTFFISVACVAFSFGGTITVYPSLVSDFFGLNNLTKNYGVLYLGFGIGSVLGSLIASLFGGFTITFSLIMTLLVISLVMSLAIRLPNKGMELKQVYQHS from the coding sequence ATGAGCAATACCATTGCACCACAAAGCCTGAATCGCACACGTTGGCTAACCCTTATCGGCACCATCATTACCCAATTCGCTCTTGGTTCGGTCTATACCTGGAGCCTGTTTAATGGCCAGTTATCGCAAAAGCTGGACTCTCCTATCAGCCAGGTCGCCTTCACCTTTGGCTTATTGAGTTTAGGGTTAGCGGTCGCCTCTTCTCTTGCCGGTAAACTTCAGGAACGTTTTGGCGTTCGCTATGTCGCCATCGGCGCCGGTTTGTTAATGGCAATTGGGTTGAGTCTAACAGCGCAAGCCTCGAATCTATTTATGCTCTATCTGAGCGCCGGTGTATTGGTCGGTCTTGCCGACGGTGCCGGTTACCTGATGACGCTATCCAACTGCGTAAAATGGTTCCCGGAGCGTAAAGGCGTGATCTCTGCCTGCGCGATCGGCGCTTATGGCTTGGGTAGCCTCGGCTTTAAATTTATCTGTAGCTATTTACTCAGCATCCATAGCCTCGGAACCACCTTTATTATCTGGGGTGTGATGGCAATGGTGATGATTATCTGTGGCGCTTTAATGATGAAAGACGCGCCGAAGCAGCAAACCCAGAATAGTGCTACGGCGACCACCATCCGCGATTACACCCTTGCGGAATCAATGCGTTTGCCGCAGTACTGGATGTTGTCATTGATGTTTCTGACCGCCTGTATGAGTGGCTTGTATGTGATTGGGGTGGCGAAAGACATCGGAGAAGGTCTGGTACACCTGAGCGCGCAAACTGCCGCCAACGCCGTCACCATTATCGCTATCGCCAACCTGAGTGGGCGTCTGGTTCTCGGTGTATTATCGGACAAAATTGCGCGCATTCGGGTCATTAGCCTGGCGCAGATCATTTCGCTGGCCGGGATGAGTATCCTGCTGTTCACCACCATGAATGAAACCACGTTCTTCATCTCGGTTGCCTGCGTCGCCTTTAGTTTTGGCGGCACTATCACGGTTTATCCATCACTGGTTAGCGATTTCTTTGGCTTGAATAATCTGACAAAAAATTATGGCGTGCTGTATTTGGGCTTCGGTATCGGCAGCGTATTGGGCTCGCTGATTGCCTCGCTGTTCGGCGGTTTTACCATCACCTTTAGCTTGATTATGACGCTGTTGGTCATTTCTTTAGTGATGTCGTTGGCGATTCGCCTGCCGAATAAAGGGATGGAATTGAAACAAGTTTATCAACACAGTTAA
- a CDS encoding sensor histidine kinase → MLLAVFDRAALMLICLFFLTRTRHFRQLLQNEEHSRQELAAVTAIFSLFALFSTWSGINVDGSLLNVRTIAIMSGGILFGPWVGIITGVIAGIHRFLIDIHGVTSVPCLITSIIAGGVSGWINLKVPKEQRWRVGILGGMLCEALTMLLILLWAKPAALGVAIVSEIAIPMIFGATSIGLIVLLVQSVEGEKEAVAARQAKLALDIANKTLPLFRQVNSDSLRQVCDIIRSDIHADAVAITNKSQILAYVGYGEQNYHDGDDGLSPTTSQAINYGKIIIKNNDEAWRTPDIHSMIVIPLWEKGEVTGTLKIYYRHAHRITGSLKEMAVGLSQIISTQLEVSRAEQLREMANKAELRALQSKINPHFLFNALNAISSLTRLNPDTARQLIINLSRYLRYNLELNDDAFIDIKKELYQIKDYIAIEQARFGDKLTMIYDIDEEVACTIPSLLIQPLVENAIVHGIQPCRGKGVVVLTIQDCSDRVRISVRDTGNGISQQVMARVANNEMPGNKIGLLNVHHRVQLLYGEGLQISRLNPGTEIAFYVSKNGQRLPEKNRPLTV, encoded by the coding sequence ATGCTGTTGGCGGTGTTTGACCGCGCGGCGCTAATGCTAATTTGTTTGTTTTTTCTGACGCGTACTCGTCATTTTCGTCAACTTTTACAAAATGAGGAGCATTCACGCCAGGAGCTCGCGGCGGTAACCGCCATCTTCTCGCTATTTGCACTGTTCAGCACCTGGTCCGGCATTAATGTTGATGGCTCTCTGCTTAATGTCCGTACCATTGCCATTATGTCCGGCGGTATCTTGTTTGGCCCATGGGTAGGCATCATCACCGGGGTTATTGCCGGTATCCACCGTTTTCTGATCGATATTCACGGCGTGACCTCAGTTCCCTGCCTGATTACCAGCATCATCGCAGGCGGCGTTTCCGGCTGGATTAACCTGAAAGTTCCGAAAGAGCAGCGCTGGCGCGTTGGGATCTTAGGCGGCATGTTGTGCGAAGCATTGACCATGCTATTGATTTTGCTTTGGGCAAAGCCCGCAGCATTAGGCGTAGCGATTGTTTCGGAAATTGCTATTCCGATGATTTTTGGCGCCACCAGTATCGGGCTGATCGTATTATTGGTGCAAAGCGTTGAAGGTGAAAAAGAGGCGGTCGCCGCCCGGCAGGCAAAACTGGCGCTGGATATTGCCAATAAAACGCTGCCGCTATTTCGCCAGGTGAATAGCGATTCACTGCGTCAAGTGTGCGATATTATCCGCAGCGACATTCATGCCGATGCGGTTGCAATTACCAATAAAAGCCAGATCTTGGCCTATGTCGGGTATGGCGAACAAAATTATCATGATGGCGATGATGGCCTGAGCCCCACCACCTCCCAGGCAATTAATTATGGCAAAATCATCATCAAAAATAATGATGAGGCCTGGCGAACGCCGGATATTCACTCGATGATTGTGATCCCGCTGTGGGAGAAAGGGGAAGTCACCGGCACGCTGAAAATTTATTATCGCCACGCGCATCGCATCACCGGTTCGCTGAAAGAGATGGCGGTTGGCCTCTCGCAAATTATCTCAACCCAGTTAGAGGTCTCACGCGCCGAGCAACTCCGTGAAATGGCGAATAAAGCGGAACTACGGGCGCTGCAAAGCAAAATTAACCCCCATTTTCTGTTTAACGCCCTGAACGCCATCTCCTCATTAACCCGGCTAAACCCCGATACCGCCCGGCAGTTAATCATTAATTTGTCGCGCTACCTACGCTACAACCTGGAACTCAATGACGATGCGTTTATCGATATCAAAAAAGAGCTTTACCAAATAAAGGACTATATCGCCATTGAACAGGCGCGTTTCGGCGATAAGCTCACCATGATTTATGATATTGACGAAGAGGTCGCCTGTACCATCCCGAGTTTGTTAATCCAGCCGCTGGTAGAAAACGCTATCGTGCATGGTATTCAGCCGTGTCGCGGCAAAGGCGTGGTGGTGCTGACGATACAAGATTGCAGTGACCGCGTGCGTATCTCGGTACGCGATACCGGCAACGGTATCAGCCAGCAAGTGATGGCGCGCGTAGCGAATAATGAAATGCCGGGCAATAAAATTGGCTTGTTAAATGTTCATCATCGCGTGCAATTACTGTATGGCGAGGGCTTGCAAATCAGCCGGCTGAATCCGGGTACCGAAATTGCTTTTTACGTCAGCAAAAACGGCCAGCGGCTGCCGGAGAAAAACCGCCCATTAACGGTATGA
- the ypdK gene encoding membrane protein YpdK, translating into MKYALMGISFFLLIWVGTFVLML; encoded by the coding sequence GTGAAATACGCGTTGATGGGAATTTCATTCTTCCTGTTGATCTGGGTCGGCACCTTTGTATTGATGCTGTAA
- a CDS encoding alpha/beta fold hydrolase — translation MQAIEEIGASPFISGFTLQDVHLDNGITLRVASGGEGPPLVLLHGHPQNHVTWRKVAPILAKAYRVILPDLRGYGDSDKPVSDAQHRPYSKRLMAQDIVLLMARLGHARFALIGHDRGGRVGHRLALDYPQQVTCCTFIDIAPTATMYARTDQAFATRYFWWFFLIQPSPLPETMIGHDPAFFLRKHIDGQLKTPGATSEAVFNEYLRCYQRPEMIHAVCEDYRAAATIDLQDDAQDADKRIQCPLQLLWGGQGTVGNLYDVVETWRDKAISVSGEALPCGHSPQEEIPDLFLQKVQPFLKKVL, via the coding sequence ATGCAAGCCATTGAAGAAATTGGCGCTTCTCCCTTTATTTCAGGTTTTACTTTGCAGGATGTTCATCTGGATAACGGTATTACGCTGCGTGTGGCGAGCGGCGGTGAGGGGCCGCCGCTGGTGTTATTGCATGGTCATCCTCAGAACCATGTTACCTGGCGCAAAGTTGCGCCGATACTGGCAAAAGCGTATCGCGTTATTCTGCCTGACCTGCGCGGATACGGCGACAGCGATAAGCCCGTTAGCGACGCGCAACATCGGCCCTATTCAAAACGGTTGATGGCGCAGGATATTGTCCTGTTGATGGCACGATTAGGGCATGCGCGTTTTGCGCTGATTGGGCACGATCGCGGCGGGCGCGTCGGTCATCGGCTGGCACTGGATTATCCGCAGCAGGTCACCTGTTGTACCTTTATTGACATCGCGCCTACCGCCACCATGTATGCGCGCACCGATCAAGCGTTTGCGACCCGCTATTTCTGGTGGTTCTTTTTGATCCAACCTTCGCCGCTCCCTGAGACGATGATTGGGCATGATCCGGCGTTTTTTCTGCGTAAGCATATTGATGGGCAGCTAAAAACACCGGGCGCGACCTCGGAAGCGGTATTTAATGAGTATCTCCGCTGTTACCAACGGCCTGAGATGATCCATGCGGTATGCGAAGATTATCGTGCCGCGGCCACTATCGACCTGCAGGATGACGCACAAGATGCCGATAAACGCATCCAGTGTCCGCTGCAACTGTTATGGGGCGGGCAAGGAACGGTAGGGAATTTGTATGATGTGGTGGAAACCTGGCGCGATAAAGCCATCAGCGTATCAGGCGAGGCGCTACCTTGCGGCCATTCCCCACAAGAGGAGATACCGGATCTCTTCCTGCAGAAGGTGCAGCCTTTTTTGAAAAAGGTATTATAG